One window from the genome of Elaeis guineensis isolate ETL-2024a chromosome 5, EG11, whole genome shotgun sequence encodes:
- the LOC105045332 gene encoding pentatricopeptide repeat-containing protein At4g19220, mitochondrial, protein MVIKLRGFGIKSLLASKSLIPLTTPRHVHFSPQGFIQKSLSHPLLTCSFSGHHLSDEMPQRGGIVFHILKLLKHTSLDTNLIASIHCLSVKSDAISDLSARTSLLTAYARAHDLDSSMALFDEAVARDVIIWNAIINAFVLNRHFQTSIVLFQEMVKGFGEYDSTTLVIMLSALSRTHNLRHGTALHGMIIKRCFDLDVYLCNALVDMYAKCGDWNSSELVFGGMEVKDATSWNSMINGSLYNDLPVKSVFYFREMSHSFVRADEVSLSGVISACSYLEELFAFGESVHGWVIKLGYQGIPLSSVSNSLISFYSRHGDVETAEVVFKRLVHRNVVSWNSMISGLMENGRFDQALDFFREMQKTSATQPDSVTVVTVIPVCGELNLLHRGKSIHGFTIRRELDRMDCTIANSLLDMYLKCDDIATANLLFRTMANRDLISWNTMISGYSQNISLKREARVLLSELLQTDLGCSLATLLAILPACTCPKDLSFGKAVHCWMLKFGFANTVLAVNALMLMYINCEDLTASSVLLKSILSVSDVISWNTIIVGYVQNGYCKEALEAFVFMRCSLFLNPDSITLVSVLSACGHLESLFHGCFIHAFALKSSVDCDVRVRNALITMYFRCQDIISAESVFQMDGDRNLCSWTCMISGFVQNKESGRALEIFHHMEDFVPNEISIVGILCACTQLGNLRLGKEINGHVFRFELQTNVFISSALVDMYSKCGRLDTAIRVFEISAEKSISSWNSLISAYGFHGHGRKAIVLFLKMCELGVEATESTFIALLSACSHSGLVDEGWKFYNLMSEKFGIHPTVKHHVCMVDMLGRAGRLGEAYEFVKKMPDIPEPGVWGALLSACNDHADLKLGKSIGEHLFASEPENAGYYVTVSNLCAYYGLWSDAVNIRSMIRDRGLVKPAGRSAVDVLNGR, encoded by the exons ATGGTAATAAAACTACGAGGCTTTGGTATCAAATCCCTTCTCGCTTCCAAAAGCTTAATACCACTCACAACACCTCGCCATGTCCATTTTTCTCCCCAAGGCTTCATCCAGAAATCCCTGTCTCATCCTCTACTCACTTGCTCCTTCTCGGGCCACCACCTGTCTGACGAAATGCCTCAAAGGGGTGGCATTGTCTTCCACATCCTAAAACTCCTTAAACATACGTCGCTGGATACCAACCTCATTGCTTCAATACATTGCTTATCTGTTAAAAGTGATGCTATCTCTGACCTCTCAGCTCGCACATCCCTCCTCACGGCATATGCCAGAGCCCATGATCTGGATTCGTCCATGGCTCTCTTTGATGAGGCTGTTGCCCGAGATGTGATCATTTGGAACGCCATTATCAATGCATTCGTCCTTAATCGCcacttccaaacttctattgttcTTTTCCAAGAAATGGTGAAGGGTTTTGGGGAATACGATTCAACAACACTGGTTATCATGCTGTCAGCTTTGTCTCGTACCCATAACTTGAGGCATGGAACAGCTCTCCATGGGATGATCATTAAGAGATGTTTTGACTTAGATGTTTATCTCTGTAATGCTTTGGTTGATATGTATGCCAAGTGTGGTGATTGGAACTCTTCAGAGCTTGTCTTTGGAGGGATGGAGGTCAAGGATGCTACTTCATGGAATTCTATGATAAATGGAAGCCTCTATAATGATCTTCCAGTAAAATCTGTTTTCTATTTCAGGGAAATGAGTCATTCGTTTGTTAGAGCAGATGAAGTTAGTCTATCAGGTGTGATCTCCGCATGCTCTTATTTGGAAGAGTTGTTTGCTTTTGGGGAATCAGTGCATGGTTGGGTGATCAAATTGGGGTACCAGGGGATCCCTCTTTCTTCTGTGTCCAATTCTCTTATTTCCTTCTATTCTCGACATGGAGATGTGGAAACTGCAGAGGTGGTATTCAAAAGACTTGTTCATAGGAATGTGGTTTCATGGAATTCAATGATAAGTGGATTGATGGAGAATGGAAGATTTGATCAAGCTCTTGACTTTTTCCGGGAGATGCAGAAGACATCAGCAACACAACCTGACAGTGTAACAGTGGTTACTGTTATTCCAGTCTGCGGTGAGCTAAACCTGCTTCATCGAGGGAAATCAATTCATGGGTTTACCATTCGGAGGGAACTTGATCGCATGGATTGCACAATAGCAAACAGCTTGCTTGATATGTATCTGAAGTGTGATGATATAGCAACTGCAAACCTTCTCTTCAGAACCATGGCTAACAGAGACTTGATCTCATGGAACACGATGATCTCTGGGTACTCACAAAATATCTCATTAAAAAGAGAGGCTAGAGTTCTGTTGTCTGAATTGCTCCAGACAGATCTGGGATGTAGCTTGGCTACTCTGCTAGCTATTCTTCCTGCTTGCACTTGCCCCAAAGATCTCAGCTTTGGGAAAGCAGTTCACTGTTGGATGCTCAAGTTTGGATTTGCAAACACTGTTTTGGCTGTCAATGCCCTTATGCTCATGTACATCAATTGTGAGGATCTAACAGCATCTTCTGTGCTATTGAAAAGCATTCTGTCTGTATCAGATGTCATCTCATGGAATACAATCATAGTAGGCTATGTGCAAAATGGCTATTGCAAAGAAGCACTTGAAGCCTTTGTATTTATGCGCTGCTCTTTGTTTCTAAATCCTGACTCAATCACATTGGTTAGTGTTCTGTCAGCATGTGGTCATCTTGAATCACTGTTCCATGGCTGTTTTATCCATGCTTTTGCATTGAAGAGTTCTGTGGACTGTGATGTTCGGGTGAGAAATGCATTGATAACCATGTATTTCCGATGTCAGGATATAATAAGTGCTGAATCAGTGTTTCAAATGGATGGTGATCGAAATTTGTGCTCATGGACTTGTATGATATCTGGTTTTGTACAGAACAAGGAGAGTGGAAGAGCTTTGGAAATATTTCATCATATGGAAGATTTTGTTCCTAATGAGATCTCCATTGTTGGCATTCTATGTGCTTGTACTCAATTAGGAAATCTTAGGCTTGGTAAGGAAATAAATGGCCATGTGTTTCGTTTTGAACTACAGACTAATGTTTTTATATCCTCAGCGCTGGTGGATATGTACAGCAAATGTGGAAGACTAGACACTGCTATTCGAGTATTTGAAATTTCTGCTGAGAAATCTATTTCCTCTTGGAACTCTTTGATATCAGCATATGGATTTCATGGGCATGGAAGAAAAGCCATTGTGCTTTTCTTGAAGATGTGTGAATTAGGTGTCGAAGCTACCGAGAGCACCTTCATTGCTCTATTATCAGCATGCAGCCACTCTGGACTGGTTGatgaaggatggaagttttaCAACCTCATGTCAGAGAAATTTGGGATTCATCCTACTGTCAAACACCATGTTTGCATGGTTGATATGCTTGGTCGTGCCGGAAGGCTTGGAGAAGCTTATGAATTTGTTAAGAAAATGCCTGACATACCAGAACCAGGTGTTTGGGGAGCTCTTTTAAGTGCTTGCAATGATCATGCTGATCTTAAACTGGGAAAATCTATTGGAGAGCATTTATTTGCCTCTGAACCTGAAAATGCAGGTTATTATGTTACAGTTTCTAACTTATGTGCATATTATGGTTTGTGGAGTGATGCAGTAAACATTAGGAGCATGATCAGAGATAGAGGACTAGTAAAGCCTGCAGGTCGCAGTGCCGTTGATGTTTTGAATGG GAGATGA
- the LOC105045309 gene encoding momilactone A synthase: MLRVAFRKLKRNVVVNGVREVARTMSRQQQHFSTKPGRLAGKIAMITGAASGIGKATATEFIHNGAKVILADIQQQLGEAAATELGPDATFISCDVTEESQVAAAIDFAVTKHGHLDIVYNNAGIAGSLAPSITGLNLTDFDRTMAVNVRSVIAGIKHAARVMMPRGAGCILCTASVTGIMGGLAPHDYSISKAAVLGAVKSTAAELGKYGIRVNCISPHAIPTPFGINSMLELFPGVDAERLAEMIYSTGELEGARCEAVDMARAAVYLASDDAKYVSGHNLVVDGGLTAFKRLEIPPP, from the exons ATGCTGCGAGTGGCGTTCAG AAAACTGAAGAGAAATGTGGTGGTCAATGGCGTCCGGGAGGTCGCACGCACTATGAGCCGGCAGCAGCAACACTTCTCCACCAAACCTGGGAg GCTTGCTGGCAAGATTGCCATGATAACCGGTGCTGCAAGTGGCATAGGAAAGGCAACTGCAACTGAATTCATTCACAATGGTGCCAAAGTCATTCTTGCAGACATCCAGCAGCAACTTGGTGAAGCTGCCGCCACCGAGCTCGGCCCAGATGCCACTTTCATTAGCTGCGATGTCACTGAAGAATCCCAAGTCGCTGCTGCCATAGATTTCGCTGTCACCAAGCATGGCCATCTTGACATTGTGTACAACAATGCGGGCATTGCCGGCTCCCTCGCCCCCTCCATCACCGGTCTCAACCTCACCGACTTTGACCGCACCATGGCGGTCAATGTCCGGTCAGTTATTGCTGGAATTAAGCATGCTGCCCGTGTGATGATGCCGCGTGGGGCTGGATGCATCTTGTGCACTGCAAGTGTTACTGGAATCATGGGTGGGCTTGCACCACATGATTACTCGATCTCGAAAGCAGCAGTGCTGGGGGCAGTGAAGTCTACAGCAGCAGAGCTCGGCAAGTATGGGATCAGGGTGAACTGCATTTCACCTCATGCCATTCCGACGCCTTTTGGGATCAATTCAATGCTGGAGCTGTTCCCTGGAGTTGATGCTGAGCGGCTGGCAGAGATGATCTACAGCACCGGGGAGCTGGAGGGGGCGAGGTGCGAGGCAGTAGATATGGCAAGAGCTGCCGTCTATTTGGCATCAGATGATGCTAAGTATGTAAGTGGGCACAATCTAGTGGTGGATGGAGGTCTCACTGCATTCAAAAGGCTGGAAATCCCACCACCTTGA